The following proteins come from a genomic window of Salvia hispanica cultivar TCC Black 2014 chromosome 4, UniMelb_Shisp_WGS_1.0, whole genome shotgun sequence:
- the LOC125185572 gene encoding glycine-rich cell wall structural protein 1.0-like, producing MAFKVALIGFFLVMFLLISSQLAHSFDSDNTVDDDNYGDQYGGGGGNGGGGGGGNGGGGGSGGGGGSGGGGGYGGGSGSGSGSGGGYGGGSGSGSGGGYGGGNGGGSGSGGGYGRGGGGGRGGGYGGGSCRHGCCRCCNYAGEEKAN from the exons ATGGCTTTCAAAGTTGCTTTGATAGGTTTTTTCTTAGTTATGTTTCTTTTGATTTCTTCACAACTGGCACACTCCTTTGACTCTG ACAATACGGTCGATGATGACAACTACGGAGATCAATAtggcggaggcggaggaaACGGAGGAGGTGGAGGCGGTGGCAATGGCGGAGGCGGTGGTAGTGGCGGAGGTGGTGGCAGTGGTGGAGGCGGAGGATATGGGGGCGGAagtggtagtggtagtggtagtggGGGCGGATACGGAGGTGGAAGTGGAAGTGGTAGTGGGGGTGGATACGGAGGCGGTAATGGGGGTGGTAGTGGTAGTGGGGGCGGATATGGCCGTGGTGGCGGAGGAGGCCGTGGCGGGGGATATGGTGGTGGGTCCTGCCGTCACGGTTGTTGTCGTTGCTGCAACTATGCTGGTGAAGAGAAGGCAAATTAG
- the LOC125218920 gene encoding actin-related protein 2/3 complex subunit 4, giving the protein MANSLRLYLTCIRNTLDAALCLQNFPCQEVERHNKPEVELKTSPELLLNPVLICRNEAEKCLIETSINSLRISLKVKQSDELENILTKKFLRFLSMRAEAFQVLRRKPVQGYDISFLITNYHCEDMQKRKLIEFIVQFMEDIDKEISELKLSVNTRGRLVATEFLKQFI; this is encoded by the exons ATG GCGAACTCATTGCGGTTGTACCTAACATGCATTCGGAACACTCTAGACGCCGCCTTGTGCTTGCAG AATTTCCCATGTCAGGAAGTGGAGAGGCACAATAAGCCAGAAGTTGAGCTCAA GACCAGTCCGGAGCTTCTACTGAATCCA GTTCTGATATGTAGAAATGAAGCTGAGAAATGTTTGATAGAAACATCTATAAATTCGTTGCGTATAAGCCTTAAG GTTAAGCAGTCAGATGAACTTGAGAACATACTGACAAAGAAGTTTCTTAGATTTTTGTCCATGAGAGCAGAAGCATTTCAAGTATTAAGAAGAAAACCTGTGCAG GGGTATGACATCAGTTTTCTCATCACCAACTATCACTGCGAGGACATGCAGAAGCGGAAACTGATAGAATTTATAGTTCAGTTCATGGag GACATCGATAAAGAGATTAGTGAACTGAAACTGTCTGTGAACACACGAGGGAGGCTCGTTGCTACGGAGTTCCTGAAGCAATTCATATGA
- the LOC125221541 gene encoding O-fucosyltransferase 1-like isoform X1 has product MRSRPGHRHQSKQSGVKGMFGRLSFAVIVLVICTVSLWSTVKSTTRSISRSEIEVDALWDTAASGGWRPSSAPRSDWPPPPAETNGYLRVRCNGGLNQQRSAICNAVLAARIMNATLVLPELDANSFWHDDSGFHGVYDVEHFIKSLKYDVRIVESIPEVKKNGKTKKLKAFQIRPPRDASVSWYTTDALAKMKEHGAIYLTPFSHRLAEEIDNPEYQRLRCRVNYHALRFKPHIMELSNSIVNRLRAQGHFMAIHLRFEMDMLSFAGCFDIFTPEEQKVLKKYREENFAPKKLVYSERRAIGKCPLTPEEVGLILRSMGFDNSTRIFLAAGELFGGERFMKPFRSLFPRLENHISLDTSGELGKNSRGLVGSAVDYMVCLLSDIFMPTYDGPSNFANNLLGHRLYYGFRTNIIPDRKALAPIFIEREKGHTAGFEESVRRVMQNTNFGGPHKRVQPESFYTNSWPECFCQMSAANPADKCPPDNVLDILDSQLDKGGNDDPESATSNSTSIVGK; this is encoded by the exons ATGAGAAG CAGGCCGGGGCATCGGCACCAATCAAAGCAATCCGGAGTTAAGGGCATGTTTGGAAGACTATCGTTTGCTGTAATCGTTCTGGTGATCTGCACTGTTTCGCTATGGTCCACTGTAAAAAGCACCACGCGATCCATCTCTCGATCAGAG ATTGAAGTTGATGCACTTTGGGATACAGCTGCTTCTGGTGGATGGAGGCCATCATCTGCTCCGAGATCTGATTGGCCCC CTCCTCCAGCAGAAACTAATGGGTACTTACGAGTTCGTTGTAATGGTGGCCTCAATCAGCAAAGAAGTGCG ATCTGTAATGCTGTGCTAGCTGCTCGAATCATGAATGCTACTCTTGTGCTTCCTGAACTGGATGCAAATTCCTTCTGGCATGATGACAG tggttttcatggtgtttatgATGTCGAGCATTTTATCAAGTCACTGAAATATGATGTACGAATAGTAGAAAGCATTCCGGAAGTCAAGAAAAATGGGAAGACCAAGAAGCTGAAAGCTTTTCAG ATACGGCCTCCTAGAGATGCTTCCGTCAGTTGGTATACAACAGATGCTTTAGCAAAGATGAAAGAGCATGGTGCTATTTATCTTACACCATTCTCACATCGTTTGGCAGAAGAGATCGATAACCCTGAGTACCAGCGCCTAAGGTGCAGAGTGAATTATCATGCCTTACGGTTTAAGCCTCACATTATGGAGCTCAGCAACTCAATTGTGAATAGACTCCGTGCACAAGGTCATTTCATGGCCATACATCTTCGATTTGAGATGGATATGCTGTCATTTGCTGG gtgttttgatatttttactCCTGAAGAACAAAAGGTCCTGAAGAAATACAGGGAGGAAAATTTTGCACCAAAAAAACTTGTTTACAGTGAAAGAAGGGCGATTGGAAAATGTCCTCTAACTCCAGAAGAG GTTGGTCTGATCTTGCGATCTATGGGTTTTGACAACTCGACCAGAATATTCCTTGCAGCTGGCGAACTTTTTGGTGGTGAACGGTTTATGAAGCCTTTCCGGTCTTTGTTCCCTCGCCTTGAGAACCACATTTCATTAGACACCAGTGGTGAACTTGGCAAGAATAGTCGTGGTTTGGTGGGGTCTGCTGTGGATTATATGGTCTGTCTGCTCTCAGACATATTCATGCCAACATATGATGGGCCCAGCAACTTCGCAAATAATCTTCTTGGCCACCGCCTATATTATGGTTTCCGTACAAACATAATACCTGACAGAAAAGCGCTTGCTCCTATCTTCATTGAGAGGGAGAAGGGGCATACAGCTGGTTTTGAAGAATCTGTTAGGCGCGTAATGCAAAACACGAACTTTGGCGGGCCTCACAAGCGGGTCCAGCCCGAGTCATTTTACACGAATTCATGGCCAGAGTGCTTTTGTCAGATGTCAGCAGCCAATCCAGCCGACAAATGTCCACCCGATAATGTCCTGGATATCTTGGACAGCCAGTTGGATAAAGGAGGAAACGATGATCCTGAATCTGCCACTTCAAACTCAACATCCATCGTTGGAAAGTAG
- the LOC125221541 gene encoding O-fucosyltransferase 1-like isoform X2: protein MRRPGHRHQSKQSGVKGMFGRLSFAVIVLVICTVSLWSTVKSTTRSISRSEIEVDALWDTAASGGWRPSSAPRSDWPPPPAETNGYLRVRCNGGLNQQRSAICNAVLAARIMNATLVLPELDANSFWHDDSGFHGVYDVEHFIKSLKYDVRIVESIPEVKKNGKTKKLKAFQIRPPRDASVSWYTTDALAKMKEHGAIYLTPFSHRLAEEIDNPEYQRLRCRVNYHALRFKPHIMELSNSIVNRLRAQGHFMAIHLRFEMDMLSFAGCFDIFTPEEQKVLKKYREENFAPKKLVYSERRAIGKCPLTPEEVGLILRSMGFDNSTRIFLAAGELFGGERFMKPFRSLFPRLENHISLDTSGELGKNSRGLVGSAVDYMVCLLSDIFMPTYDGPSNFANNLLGHRLYYGFRTNIIPDRKALAPIFIEREKGHTAGFEESVRRVMQNTNFGGPHKRVQPESFYTNSWPECFCQMSAANPADKCPPDNVLDILDSQLDKGGNDDPESATSNSTSIVGK from the exons ATGAGAAG GCCGGGGCATCGGCACCAATCAAAGCAATCCGGAGTTAAGGGCATGTTTGGAAGACTATCGTTTGCTGTAATCGTTCTGGTGATCTGCACTGTTTCGCTATGGTCCACTGTAAAAAGCACCACGCGATCCATCTCTCGATCAGAG ATTGAAGTTGATGCACTTTGGGATACAGCTGCTTCTGGTGGATGGAGGCCATCATCTGCTCCGAGATCTGATTGGCCCC CTCCTCCAGCAGAAACTAATGGGTACTTACGAGTTCGTTGTAATGGTGGCCTCAATCAGCAAAGAAGTGCG ATCTGTAATGCTGTGCTAGCTGCTCGAATCATGAATGCTACTCTTGTGCTTCCTGAACTGGATGCAAATTCCTTCTGGCATGATGACAG tggttttcatggtgtttatgATGTCGAGCATTTTATCAAGTCACTGAAATATGATGTACGAATAGTAGAAAGCATTCCGGAAGTCAAGAAAAATGGGAAGACCAAGAAGCTGAAAGCTTTTCAG ATACGGCCTCCTAGAGATGCTTCCGTCAGTTGGTATACAACAGATGCTTTAGCAAAGATGAAAGAGCATGGTGCTATTTATCTTACACCATTCTCACATCGTTTGGCAGAAGAGATCGATAACCCTGAGTACCAGCGCCTAAGGTGCAGAGTGAATTATCATGCCTTACGGTTTAAGCCTCACATTATGGAGCTCAGCAACTCAATTGTGAATAGACTCCGTGCACAAGGTCATTTCATGGCCATACATCTTCGATTTGAGATGGATATGCTGTCATTTGCTGG gtgttttgatatttttactCCTGAAGAACAAAAGGTCCTGAAGAAATACAGGGAGGAAAATTTTGCACCAAAAAAACTTGTTTACAGTGAAAGAAGGGCGATTGGAAAATGTCCTCTAACTCCAGAAGAG GTTGGTCTGATCTTGCGATCTATGGGTTTTGACAACTCGACCAGAATATTCCTTGCAGCTGGCGAACTTTTTGGTGGTGAACGGTTTATGAAGCCTTTCCGGTCTTTGTTCCCTCGCCTTGAGAACCACATTTCATTAGACACCAGTGGTGAACTTGGCAAGAATAGTCGTGGTTTGGTGGGGTCTGCTGTGGATTATATGGTCTGTCTGCTCTCAGACATATTCATGCCAACATATGATGGGCCCAGCAACTTCGCAAATAATCTTCTTGGCCACCGCCTATATTATGGTTTCCGTACAAACATAATACCTGACAGAAAAGCGCTTGCTCCTATCTTCATTGAGAGGGAGAAGGGGCATACAGCTGGTTTTGAAGAATCTGTTAGGCGCGTAATGCAAAACACGAACTTTGGCGGGCCTCACAAGCGGGTCCAGCCCGAGTCATTTTACACGAATTCATGGCCAGAGTGCTTTTGTCAGATGTCAGCAGCCAATCCAGCCGACAAATGTCCACCCGATAATGTCCTGGATATCTTGGACAGCCAGTTGGATAAAGGAGGAAACGATGATCCTGAATCTGCCACTTCAAACTCAACATCCATCGTTGGAAAGTAG